A section of the Paralichthys olivaceus isolate ysfri-2021 chromosome 14, ASM2471397v2, whole genome shotgun sequence genome encodes:
- the fbxo11a gene encoding F-box only protein 11a isoform X2 encodes MNSVRASNVSRRPRRVSRPRPVQPERNHQERDEDVPADMVAEESGPGAQNSPYQLRRKSLPKRTVCPTKTNMEGASTSTTDNFGHRPKRPRVSGKCQELPAPAEQYLQEKLPDEVVLKIFSYLLEQDLCRAACVCKRFSELANDPIIWKRLYMEVFEYTRPMMHPEAGKFYQINPEEYEQPNPWKESFQQLYKGAHVKPGFAEHFYSNPARYKGRDNMFYYDTIEDALGGGQEPHFDGLIFVHSGIYTDEWIYIESPITMIGAAPGKVAEKVIIENTRDSTFVFMEGSEDAYVGYMTIRFNPDDKSAQHHNAHHCLEITVNCSPIIDHCIIRSTCTVGSAVCVSGQGACPTIKHCNISDCENVGLYITDHAQGIYEDNEISNNALAGIWVKNHGNPIIRRNHIHHGRDVGVFTFDHGMGYFESCNIHRNRIAGFEVKAYANPTVVRCEIHHGQTGGIYVHEKGRGQFIENKIYANNFAGVWITSNSDPTIRGNAIFNGNQGGVYIFGDGRGLIEGNDIYGNALAGIQIRTNSCPIVRHNKIHDGQHGGIYVHEKGQGVIEENEVYSNTLAGVWVTTGSTPVLRRNRIHSGKQVGVYFYDNGHGVLEDNDIYNHMYSGVQIRTGSNPKIRRNKIWGGQNGGILVYNSGLGFIEDNEIFDNAMAGVWIKTDSNPTLRRNKIHDGRDGGICIFNGGRGLLEENDIFRNAQAGVLISTNSHPVLRKNRIFDGFAAGIEITNHATATLEGNQIFNNRFGGLFLASGVNVTMKDNKIMNNQDAIEKAVSRGQCLYKISSYTSYPMHDFYRCHTCNTTDRNAICVNCIKKCHQGHDVEFIRHDRFFCDCGAGTLSNPCTLAGEPTHDTDTLYDSAPPIESNTLQHN; translated from the exons ATGAACTCCGTCAGAGCAAGTAACGTTAGCAGAAGACCCAGGCGAGTGTCGAGGCCGCGCCCGGTGCAGCCGGAGAGGAACCACCAGGAAAGAG ATGAGGACGTTCCTGCAGATATGGTTGCAGAAGAATCCGGTCCAGGAGCTCAGAACAGTCCCTACCAACTTAGAAGAAAGTCTCTACCCAAGAGAACTGTGTGTCcgacaaagacaaacatggaG GGTGCTTCCACTTCAACCACAGACAACTTTGGACACCGACCTAAGCGTCCCAGAGTTTCAGGGAAGTGTCAAGAATTAccag ctccagcagagcAGTACTTGCAGGAGAAGCTTCCAGACGAGGTGGTGCTAAAGATCTTCTCGTACCTGTTGGAGCAGGACTTGTGCCGTGCCGCATGTGTGTGCAAACGCTTCAGTGAGCTGGCCAATGACCCCATCATCTG GAAGAGGCTTTACATGGAAGTTTTTGAATACACACGACCCATGATGCACCCTGAGGCAGGGAAGTTCTACCAGATAAACCCAGAAGAGTATGAGCAGCCAAACCCGTGGAAGGAAAGTTTTCAGCAGCTG tatAAAGGAGCACATGTTAAACCAGGCTTTGCGGAACACTTCTACAGTAATCCTGCCAGATACAAAGGGAGAGATAACATGTTT TATTATGACACCATCGAGGACGCTCTCGGAGGGGGTCAGGAGCCTCACTTTGACGGCCTCATATTCGTTCATTCTGGTATTTACACAGACGAGTGGATCTACATCGAGTCGCCTATCACAATGATCGGAgcgg CTCCTGGAAAAGTAGCAGAGAAAGTCATCATTGAGAACACCAGAGACTCCACGTTTGTATTCATGGAAGGCTCAGAAGATGCTTACGTTGGATACATGACCATTAGG TTCAATCCTGATGATAAATCCGCCCAGCACCACAATGCACATCACTGCTTGGAGATTACGGTCAACTGCAGCCCCATCATTGACCACTGCATCATACGCAGCACATGCACAG TGGGTTCAGCAGTCTGTGTCAGCGGCCAGGGTGCTTGTCCCACGATCAAGCACTGCAACATCAGCGACTGTGAAAATGTCGGACTTTACATCACTGACCATGCACAG GGAATATACGAAGACAACGAGATCTCCAACAACGCTCTGGCTGGGATCTGGGTGAAAAACCATGGAAATCCAATTATCAGAAGGAATCACATCCACCACGGCAGAGATGTGGGTGTTTTTACATTCGACCACGGCATG GGTTACTTTGAGAGCTGTAACATCCATAGGAACCGTATTGCCGGCTTTGAGGTGAAGGCGTACGCCAATCCAACAGTGGTTCGGTGCGAGATCCATCATGGTCAGACAGGAGGCATCTATGTGCACGAAAAGGGTCGTGGCCAGTTCATCGAAAACAAGATCTATGCAAATAACTTTGCGGGGGTGTGGATCACGTCTAACAGTGACCCCACAATAAG GGGCAATGCCATTTTTAATGGCAATCAAGGTGGCGTCTACATTTTTGGTGATGGTCGAGGACTCATTGAAGGAAATGACATCTACGGTAACGCTCTAGCAGGAATCCAGATCAGGACAAACAGCTGCCCCATAGTCAGACACAACAAGATCCATGATGGCCAACATGGCGGCATTTACGtg CATGAAAAAGGACAAGGCGTCATCGAGGAGAATGAGGTGTACAGCAACACGCTGGCAGGAGTGTGGGTGACAACAGGCAGCACGCCAGTACTGAGGAGGAACAGGATACACAGCGGGAAGCAG GTCGGGGTCTACTTCTATGACAATGGCCATGGTGTCCTGGAAGACAACGATATCTACAATCACATGTACTCTGGAGTTCAAATTAG GACTGGCAGCAATCCTAAGATCAGGCGGAACAAGATCTGGGGAGGCCAGAATGGAGGCATTTTGGTTTACAACTCAG gcCTCGGCTTTATCGAAGACAATGAGATCTTTGACAACGCCATGGCTGGAGTGTGGATCAAGACGGACAGCAACCCCACTCTGCGGAGAAATAAGATCCACGACGGGAGAGATGGTGGCATCTGTATATTCAATGGAGGAAGAG gtTTGCTAGAGGAAAATGACATCTTCAGAAACGCCCAAGCAGGAGTCCTCATTAGCACCAACAGCCACCCGGTCCTGCGGAAAAACAGGATATTTGATGGTTTTGCTGCAG GTATTGAGATCACCAATCATGCCACAGCGACACTAGAGGGCAACCAGATCTTCAACAATCGCTTTGGGGGATTGTTTCTTGCATCTGGTGTCAATGTTACGATGAAAG ataataaaataatgaacaaTCAAGATGCAATTGAAAAGGCTGTGAGCAGAGGTCAGTGCCTGTACAAGATTTCAAGTTACACCAGCTACCCAATGCATGATTTTTACAG GTGTCACACCTGTAACACAACAGACCGCAACGCCATCTGCGTGAACTGCATCAAGAAGTGTCACCAAGGACACGACGTGGAGTTCATCAGACACGATAG ATTCTTCTGTGACTGCGGTGCAGGGACGCTGTCAAATCCATGCACATTAGCCGGAGAGCCGACTcacgacacagacacactgtatgACTCAGCTCCTCCTATAGAGTCCAATACATTGCAGCACAACTGA
- the fbxo11a gene encoding F-box only protein 11a isoform X1: MNSVRASNVSRRPRRVSRPRPVQPERNHQERDEDVPADMVAEESGPGAQNSPYQLRRKSLPKRTVCPTKTNMEGASTSTTDNFGHRPKRPRVSGKCQELPAAPAEQYLQEKLPDEVVLKIFSYLLEQDLCRAACVCKRFSELANDPIIWKRLYMEVFEYTRPMMHPEAGKFYQINPEEYEQPNPWKESFQQLYKGAHVKPGFAEHFYSNPARYKGRDNMFYYDTIEDALGGGQEPHFDGLIFVHSGIYTDEWIYIESPITMIGAAPGKVAEKVIIENTRDSTFVFMEGSEDAYVGYMTIRFNPDDKSAQHHNAHHCLEITVNCSPIIDHCIIRSTCTVGSAVCVSGQGACPTIKHCNISDCENVGLYITDHAQGIYEDNEISNNALAGIWVKNHGNPIIRRNHIHHGRDVGVFTFDHGMGYFESCNIHRNRIAGFEVKAYANPTVVRCEIHHGQTGGIYVHEKGRGQFIENKIYANNFAGVWITSNSDPTIRGNAIFNGNQGGVYIFGDGRGLIEGNDIYGNALAGIQIRTNSCPIVRHNKIHDGQHGGIYVHEKGQGVIEENEVYSNTLAGVWVTTGSTPVLRRNRIHSGKQVGVYFYDNGHGVLEDNDIYNHMYSGVQIRTGSNPKIRRNKIWGGQNGGILVYNSGLGFIEDNEIFDNAMAGVWIKTDSNPTLRRNKIHDGRDGGICIFNGGRGLLEENDIFRNAQAGVLISTNSHPVLRKNRIFDGFAAGIEITNHATATLEGNQIFNNRFGGLFLASGVNVTMKDNKIMNNQDAIEKAVSRGQCLYKISSYTSYPMHDFYRCHTCNTTDRNAICVNCIKKCHQGHDVEFIRHDRFFCDCGAGTLSNPCTLAGEPTHDTDTLYDSAPPIESNTLQHN; encoded by the exons ATGAACTCCGTCAGAGCAAGTAACGTTAGCAGAAGACCCAGGCGAGTGTCGAGGCCGCGCCCGGTGCAGCCGGAGAGGAACCACCAGGAAAGAG ATGAGGACGTTCCTGCAGATATGGTTGCAGAAGAATCCGGTCCAGGAGCTCAGAACAGTCCCTACCAACTTAGAAGAAAGTCTCTACCCAAGAGAACTGTGTGTCcgacaaagacaaacatggaG GGTGCTTCCACTTCAACCACAGACAACTTTGGACACCGACCTAAGCGTCCCAGAGTTTCAGGGAAGTGTCAAGAATTAccag cagctccagcagagcAGTACTTGCAGGAGAAGCTTCCAGACGAGGTGGTGCTAAAGATCTTCTCGTACCTGTTGGAGCAGGACTTGTGCCGTGCCGCATGTGTGTGCAAACGCTTCAGTGAGCTGGCCAATGACCCCATCATCTG GAAGAGGCTTTACATGGAAGTTTTTGAATACACACGACCCATGATGCACCCTGAGGCAGGGAAGTTCTACCAGATAAACCCAGAAGAGTATGAGCAGCCAAACCCGTGGAAGGAAAGTTTTCAGCAGCTG tatAAAGGAGCACATGTTAAACCAGGCTTTGCGGAACACTTCTACAGTAATCCTGCCAGATACAAAGGGAGAGATAACATGTTT TATTATGACACCATCGAGGACGCTCTCGGAGGGGGTCAGGAGCCTCACTTTGACGGCCTCATATTCGTTCATTCTGGTATTTACACAGACGAGTGGATCTACATCGAGTCGCCTATCACAATGATCGGAgcgg CTCCTGGAAAAGTAGCAGAGAAAGTCATCATTGAGAACACCAGAGACTCCACGTTTGTATTCATGGAAGGCTCAGAAGATGCTTACGTTGGATACATGACCATTAGG TTCAATCCTGATGATAAATCCGCCCAGCACCACAATGCACATCACTGCTTGGAGATTACGGTCAACTGCAGCCCCATCATTGACCACTGCATCATACGCAGCACATGCACAG TGGGTTCAGCAGTCTGTGTCAGCGGCCAGGGTGCTTGTCCCACGATCAAGCACTGCAACATCAGCGACTGTGAAAATGTCGGACTTTACATCACTGACCATGCACAG GGAATATACGAAGACAACGAGATCTCCAACAACGCTCTGGCTGGGATCTGGGTGAAAAACCATGGAAATCCAATTATCAGAAGGAATCACATCCACCACGGCAGAGATGTGGGTGTTTTTACATTCGACCACGGCATG GGTTACTTTGAGAGCTGTAACATCCATAGGAACCGTATTGCCGGCTTTGAGGTGAAGGCGTACGCCAATCCAACAGTGGTTCGGTGCGAGATCCATCATGGTCAGACAGGAGGCATCTATGTGCACGAAAAGGGTCGTGGCCAGTTCATCGAAAACAAGATCTATGCAAATAACTTTGCGGGGGTGTGGATCACGTCTAACAGTGACCCCACAATAAG GGGCAATGCCATTTTTAATGGCAATCAAGGTGGCGTCTACATTTTTGGTGATGGTCGAGGACTCATTGAAGGAAATGACATCTACGGTAACGCTCTAGCAGGAATCCAGATCAGGACAAACAGCTGCCCCATAGTCAGACACAACAAGATCCATGATGGCCAACATGGCGGCATTTACGtg CATGAAAAAGGACAAGGCGTCATCGAGGAGAATGAGGTGTACAGCAACACGCTGGCAGGAGTGTGGGTGACAACAGGCAGCACGCCAGTACTGAGGAGGAACAGGATACACAGCGGGAAGCAG GTCGGGGTCTACTTCTATGACAATGGCCATGGTGTCCTGGAAGACAACGATATCTACAATCACATGTACTCTGGAGTTCAAATTAG GACTGGCAGCAATCCTAAGATCAGGCGGAACAAGATCTGGGGAGGCCAGAATGGAGGCATTTTGGTTTACAACTCAG gcCTCGGCTTTATCGAAGACAATGAGATCTTTGACAACGCCATGGCTGGAGTGTGGATCAAGACGGACAGCAACCCCACTCTGCGGAGAAATAAGATCCACGACGGGAGAGATGGTGGCATCTGTATATTCAATGGAGGAAGAG gtTTGCTAGAGGAAAATGACATCTTCAGAAACGCCCAAGCAGGAGTCCTCATTAGCACCAACAGCCACCCGGTCCTGCGGAAAAACAGGATATTTGATGGTTTTGCTGCAG GTATTGAGATCACCAATCATGCCACAGCGACACTAGAGGGCAACCAGATCTTCAACAATCGCTTTGGGGGATTGTTTCTTGCATCTGGTGTCAATGTTACGATGAAAG ataataaaataatgaacaaTCAAGATGCAATTGAAAAGGCTGTGAGCAGAGGTCAGTGCCTGTACAAGATTTCAAGTTACACCAGCTACCCAATGCATGATTTTTACAG GTGTCACACCTGTAACACAACAGACCGCAACGCCATCTGCGTGAACTGCATCAAGAAGTGTCACCAAGGACACGACGTGGAGTTCATCAGACACGATAG ATTCTTCTGTGACTGCGGTGCAGGGACGCTGTCAAATCCATGCACATTAGCCGGAGAGCCGACTcacgacacagacacactgtatgACTCAGCTCCTCCTATAGAGTCCAATACATTGCAGCACAACTGA